Proteins encoded together in one Chryseobacterium sp. G0201 window:
- the panB gene encoding 3-methyl-2-oxobutanoate hydroxymethyltransferase, with the protein MSVHSEIKKVTTETLRKMKFDKEKITMLTAYDFTTAKMVDAGGIDAVLIGDSAANVMAGFETTLPITLDQMIYHAQSVVRGTDRALVVADLPFGTYQSNPEKALESAVRMMKEGGAHAVKIEGGKEISKSIKKIINAGIPVMGHLGLTPQSIYKFGTYKVRAKDEAEAEKLIADAQLLEELGCFAIVLEKIPADLAKKVSESITIPTIGIGAGPDCDGQVLVYHDMVGMNQGFSPKFLRRYLDLYTEITGAVAQYVKDVKNVEFPNEKESY; encoded by the coding sequence ATGTCTGTTCACTCTGAAATTAAAAAAGTTACGACTGAAACCTTGCGTAAAATGAAATTCGACAAGGAGAAAATTACAATGCTTACTGCTTACGATTTTACCACAGCTAAAATGGTAGATGCAGGCGGAATTGATGCTGTTTTGATAGGAGATTCTGCAGCGAATGTAATGGCTGGGTTTGAAACTACTTTGCCTATTACTTTAGATCAGATGATTTACCATGCCCAAAGTGTTGTTCGTGGAACAGACAGAGCGTTGGTAGTGGCAGACTTACCTTTCGGAACCTATCAGAGTAACCCTGAAAAAGCGTTAGAATCTGCGGTGAGAATGATGAAAGAAGGCGGTGCTCACGCTGTAAAAATCGAAGGGGGAAAAGAAATATCAAAATCTATCAAAAAAATTATCAACGCAGGGATTCCTGTGATGGGACATTTAGGGTTGACACCTCAGTCAATTTATAAATTCGGAACATATAAAGTGAGAGCAAAAGATGAAGCAGAAGCTGAGAAGCTAATCGCTGATGCACAACTTTTGGAAGAATTAGGATGTTTTGCAATTGTTTTAGAGAAAATTCCGGCTGATTTGGCTAAAAAAGTAAGCGAAAGCATTACCATTCCAACAATCGGAATCGGAGCGGGACCAGATTGTGACGGTCAGGTTTTGGTTTATCACGATATGGTTGGGATGAATCAAGGTTTTAGCCCGAAATTTTTAAGAAGATATCTTGATCTTTATACTGAAATTACAGGCGCAGTTGCTCAATATGTAAAAGACGTAAAAAACGTTGAATTTCCGAACGAAAAAGAAAGCTATTAA
- a CDS encoding RluA family pseudouridine synthase translates to MEEQIVYEDNHLLVINKKVGQLVQGDKTGDESLLDSIKNFIKIRDAKPGNVFLGLVHRIDRPTSGLVIYAKTSKALSRLTQMVKNREVKKTYWAVVAKEMIPQSQRLVHYLQKNEKNNKAIVFTKVTDGAKEAILTYHVIKKLDNYLLLEIDLETGRHHQIRAQLSKSGVPIKGDLKYGAPRSNPDGGINLHARKLEFIHPVTKENIEIIAPVPQNDAIWRACEN, encoded by the coding sequence ATGGAGGAGCAGATTGTTTATGAAGACAACCATCTTTTGGTGATAAACAAAAAAGTAGGTCAGCTTGTACAAGGTGATAAAACTGGTGACGAATCGTTATTGGATTCCATCAAAAATTTTATAAAAATAAGAGATGCTAAACCGGGAAATGTTTTTCTCGGTTTGGTTCATCGTATAGACCGTCCGACTTCAGGATTAGTTATTTATGCTAAAACTTCCAAAGCACTTTCCCGTTTAACGCAAATGGTTAAAAACAGGGAGGTGAAAAAAACGTACTGGGCGGTTGTTGCTAAAGAAATGATTCCGCAAAGTCAGCGTTTGGTTCATTATTTACAGAAAAACGAAAAAAACAATAAAGCCATTGTCTTCACAAAAGTAACGGACGGAGCAAAAGAAGCAATTCTTACGTATCATGTTATTAAAAAGTTGGATAATTATCTTTTGCTTGAAATTGATTTGGAAACAGGAAGACATCATCAAATTCGTGCTCAGTTATCTAAAAGTGGAGTTCCTATTAAAGGAGATCTAAAATACGGCGCACCTCGCTCCAATCCCGATGGCGGAATTAATCTTCACGCTAGAAAACTGGAATTTATACACCCGGTCACCAAAGAAAATATTGAAATTATTGCTCCCGTTCCGCAAAATGATGCGATTTGGAGAGCTTGTGAAAACTAA
- the thiS gene encoding sulfur carrier protein ThiS, translated as MELTINHTRKTFAELPENLEALLAMELPGKRKGIAVALNNRIIPQSAWLETFLKDNDSILIITATQGG; from the coding sequence ATGGAACTCACAATCAACCACACACGAAAAACTTTTGCTGAACTTCCCGAAAATCTGGAAGCACTTTTGGCTATGGAACTCCCCGGAAAAAGGAAAGGTATTGCCGTAGCGCTCAACAATCGTATCATTCCGCAGTCGGCCTGGCTGGAAACATTTCTTAAAGACAACGATTCTATTTTAATCATTACTGCTACGCAAGGCGGTTAA
- the ccoS gene encoding cbb3-type cytochrome oxidase assembly protein CcoS, with translation MDILYLMILCSVSLAAIFLVVFIVNARKGQFEDDESPAVRILFDSGEIKEKEDDGKKPSKKEIGENNKIEEKSE, from the coding sequence ATGGATATTCTATATTTAATGATCCTCTGCAGTGTTTCTTTGGCTGCAATTTTCTTGGTCGTATTTATAGTCAATGCCAGGAAAGGACAGTTTGAAGATGATGAATCTCCGGCTGTGCGAATCCTCTTTGACTCAGGCGAAATCAAGGAAAAAGAAGATGATGGCAAAAAACCCAGCAAGAAAGAAATAGGAGAAAATAATAAAATTGAAGAAAAAAGTGAATAG
- a CDS encoding Crp/Fnr family transcriptional regulator, with protein MSQEQQIAIEERFARVFNDKSFKERLTSADFEKYINAKKRLSFQKHDTIFEDGETPKGVYFLEKGAAKLSKSGAFGKDQILRFIKEGDIIGYRSLLCGENFQAKAEAMTDIECIFLPAEVFMYLLEVDPQLSFVMLQKISYELGESSNTITFLAQKTVRERLAEILILLEQKLGVDPEGFIKISLTREEIANIIGTATESAIRLISEFKGDSLIEVDGRNIKILNHDKLMKLGHVVL; from the coding sequence ATGTCGCAGGAACAACAGATTGCAATTGAAGAGAGGTTCGCCAGAGTTTTTAATGATAAATCATTCAAGGAAAGACTTACTAGTGCAGATTTTGAGAAGTATATCAACGCCAAAAAAAGGTTGAGTTTTCAAAAGCACGATACCATTTTCGAAGACGGAGAAACTCCAAAAGGAGTGTACTTTTTAGAAAAAGGTGCCGCTAAGCTATCCAAATCGGGAGCTTTCGGGAAAGACCAGATTTTGAGATTTATTAAAGAAGGTGATATCATCGGCTACCGATCTTTGCTTTGTGGAGAAAATTTTCAAGCCAAAGCAGAAGCAATGACAGATATTGAGTGTATTTTTCTTCCTGCCGAAGTTTTTATGTATCTTCTGGAGGTAGATCCTCAATTGTCTTTCGTGATGCTTCAAAAAATTTCTTACGAATTAGGAGAATCTTCTAATACCATCACTTTCTTAGCGCAAAAAACGGTAAGAGAAAGGTTGGCTGAAATTCTGATTCTATTGGAACAGAAGTTAGGCGTTGATCCTGAGGGATTTATCAAAATTTCTTTAACAAGAGAAGAAATTGCAAACATCATCGGAACCGCTACTGAAAGCGCGATCCGTCTCATCTCTGAATTTAAAGGAGACAGTCTCATCGAAGTAGACGGTAGAAATATCAAAATTCTGAATCACGATAAATTAATGAAACTAGGACACGTAGTTTTATAA
- a CDS encoding heavy metal translocating P-type ATPase gives MSENCFHCGQGIEKERILFDERIFCCNGCKSVYEILNTNNLSNFYELNKTAGIRPSDENSSQFDYLDTPEIFDKVTDFSEGNTSLITFKVPVIHCSSCIWLLESLHTLNENIKYSQVNFTRKTLQVSFNHNDLKLSELAKFLTNLGYKPVISLETADKNEDHLDKSLLVKFAIAAFAFGNGMFLAFPEYIGGEDYWMEHYKGLFRTLIFLLATPVVFYSASDYYKSAWYGLKNKIVNIDVPIVLGIFVLYGRSIYEVVTDYGPGYFDTLCGLLFFMLLGKIFQKRTYSALSYDRDYKSFYPIAVTKVDFEGKQDNILLSEIKVGDRILVRNQEIIPVDGILINGEGNIDNSFITGESESISKQPGDKIFAGGKQVGSSLELEVIKNVDQSYLTQLWNKEAFKKHETGLDTLTNNVSKYFTFIILGIALVAGTYWYFIDLNTMFQVVSAILIIACPCALALSAPFTFGHIMRILGRNKFYVKDTLTIEKIAKINTIVFDKTGTITHRKKSNIKYEGPEIQEFDLLNIKTLLKNSNHPLSKSLYEFIESKDEYFPVESFQEISGKGYEANVRGNIYKIGSARYNNQESKNLETAVYISKNDAFLGKFIFKNEYRAKLKDLFKKLTNYKIYILSGDNSSEENQLKELIPNCQAMAFNQSPEDKLNYIKNLQDKNLKVAMLGDGLNDAGALKQSNVGIAIADDTNSFTPSSDVIMNGDKVVTLDNYLNVCKGSITIVKMTFIISFLYNIVGLSYAVTGHMHPLFAALIMPASSITVVTFTTVSTWILGRKYFKKHA, from the coding sequence GTGAGCGAGAACTGTTTTCATTGCGGACAAGGTATAGAAAAGGAAAGAATTCTTTTTGATGAAAGGATCTTCTGTTGCAACGGTTGTAAATCTGTCTACGAAATTCTGAATACCAATAACTTAAGTAATTTTTACGAATTAAATAAAACAGCCGGAATACGTCCAAGTGATGAAAATTCTTCGCAATTTGATTATTTAGACACTCCGGAGATCTTTGATAAAGTGACGGATTTCTCGGAAGGAAACACAAGTTTGATCACATTCAAAGTCCCTGTAATACATTGTTCTTCTTGTATTTGGCTTTTAGAAAGTCTTCATACATTAAATGAAAATATTAAATATTCTCAGGTTAACTTCACAAGGAAGACCTTACAGGTTTCATTCAACCATAACGATCTAAAATTAAGCGAACTAGCTAAATTTTTAACCAATCTAGGATACAAACCGGTTATCAGTCTTGAAACAGCTGATAAAAATGAAGATCATCTTGACAAATCTTTATTGGTGAAATTTGCCATTGCCGCCTTTGCTTTTGGTAACGGAATGTTCCTTGCCTTCCCTGAATATATTGGAGGGGAAGATTATTGGATGGAACATTATAAAGGTTTATTCAGAACATTGATATTCCTTCTGGCAACACCTGTTGTATTTTATTCAGCATCTGATTATTATAAATCTGCCTGGTATGGTTTAAAAAACAAGATTGTCAATATTGATGTTCCGATTGTTTTAGGAATTTTTGTTCTATACGGAAGAAGTATTTATGAAGTAGTAACAGATTATGGCCCAGGATATTTCGACACGCTTTGTGGACTTTTATTCTTCATGCTTCTCGGGAAAATTTTCCAAAAAAGAACATATAGCGCTCTTTCATATGATAGGGATTACAAATCTTTCTACCCGATTGCCGTAACGAAAGTTGATTTTGAAGGAAAGCAGGATAATATTTTATTGTCTGAAATAAAAGTTGGTGACAGAATTTTAGTTAGAAATCAGGAAATTATCCCTGTTGACGGAATTCTGATCAACGGAGAAGGAAATATTGACAACAGTTTTATTACCGGAGAAAGTGAGAGCATCAGCAAACAGCCAGGAGACAAAATTTTCGCGGGAGGAAAACAGGTTGGATCTTCTTTAGAACTGGAAGTTATTAAAAATGTTGATCAAAGTTATTTAACCCAACTTTGGAATAAAGAAGCTTTTAAGAAGCACGAAACCGGACTCGATACGTTAACAAATAACGTTAGTAAATATTTCACATTCATCATTTTAGGCATTGCTTTAGTTGCAGGAACTTATTGGTATTTTATTGATTTAAATACTATGTTCCAGGTTGTTTCAGCGATTTTAATTATTGCTTGTCCGTGTGCACTTGCGCTGTCTGCTCCATTTACTTTCGGTCACATTATGAGGATTTTAGGTAGAAATAAATTCTATGTAAAAGATACTTTAACGATTGAAAAAATTGCAAAGATCAATACCATTGTTTTTGACAAAACAGGAACAATTACCCACAGAAAAAAATCAAATATCAAATATGAAGGCCCTGAAATTCAGGAATTTGATTTATTAAATATCAAAACTTTATTAAAAAACTCAAACCACCCACTTTCCAAATCTTTATATGAATTCATTGAGTCTAAGGATGAATATTTCCCTGTTGAAAGTTTTCAGGAGATCTCAGGAAAAGGTTACGAAGCGAATGTAAGAGGGAATATTTATAAAATTGGTTCTGCACGTTATAATAATCAGGAATCCAAGAATCTTGAAACTGCAGTCTATATCAGTAAAAATGATGCGTTTTTAGGAAAATTCATCTTTAAAAATGAATATCGTGCCAAACTTAAAGACTTATTTAAAAAATTAACGAACTATAAAATTTATATTCTGAGTGGAGACAACTCTTCAGAAGAAAATCAATTAAAAGAATTAATTCCAAATTGTCAGGCTATGGCTTTTAATCAAAGCCCGGAAGACAAACTTAATTATATCAAAAATCTTCAAGACAAAAACTTAAAAGTTGCTATGCTTGGAGACGGCTTAAATGACGCCGGAGCCCTTAAACAAAGCAATGTAGGAATCGCAATTGCCGATGATACCAATAGCTTTACTCCGTCATCAGATGTCATCATGAATGGTGATAAAGTGGTAACTCTTGACAACTATTTAAATGTTTGTAAAGGCTCGATCACTATTGTAAAAATGACATTCATAATTAGTTTTTTATACAATATCGTGGGATTAAGCTATGCCGTTACAGGCCACATGCATCCGCTTTTTGCTGCACTGATAATGCCCGCAAGCTCCATCACTGTAGTTACATTCACAACTGTTTCAACATGGATACTTGGAAGAAAGTATTTCAAAAAACACGCTTAA
- the thiC gene encoding phosphomethylpyrimidine synthase ThiC, giving the protein MAHKITRSPFPNSKKIYVEGKIHPINVAMREIHLSPTKLTNGTLEENLPVTIYDTSGPYTDENSEIDIEKGLPRIREQWILDRNDVEILDGITSNYGKKRLADSKLDELRFSYNHKPKVAKEGQEVTQLYYARQGIITPEMEYIAIRENQKIEQLDSVSKDMAFQHPGNNFGARTPKSKITPEFVRDEIAAGRAIIPNNINHPESEPMIIGRNFLVKINANIGNSAVSSSIEEEVEKAVWACRWGADTIMDLSTGKNIHETREWIIRNSPVPIGTVPIYQALEKVKGVAEDLTWEIFKDTLIEQAEQGVSYFTIHAGVLLRYIHLTAKRVTGIVSRGGSIMAKWCLFHHKENFLYTHFEEICEIMKKYDVAFSLGDGLRPGSIADANDEAQFAELETLGELTKIAWKHNVQVMIEGPGHVPMHMIKENMEKQLEVCDEAPFYTLGPLTTDIAPGYDHITSGIGAAMIGWFGCAMLCYVTPKEHLGLPNKEDVKVGVITYKLAAHAADLAKGHPGSQYRDNALSKARFEFRWEDQFNLSLDPDTARSYHDETLPADGAKIAHFCSMCGPKFCSMKITQEIRESAEKGMFDKSQEFIEKGKEIYI; this is encoded by the coding sequence ATGGCTCATAAAATCACACGTTCGCCGTTTCCGAACTCAAAAAAAATCTATGTTGAAGGGAAAATTCATCCGATCAATGTAGCAATGCGCGAAATACACTTAAGTCCGACAAAACTCACCAACGGAACTTTAGAAGAAAATCTGCCTGTCACAATTTACGATACATCAGGACCTTACACAGACGAGAATTCAGAAATTGATATCGAGAAAGGACTTCCAAGAATCAGAGAACAATGGATTTTGGATAGAAATGATGTAGAAATTCTAGATGGAATTACTTCAAATTATGGAAAAAAACGTCTCGCTGATTCAAAACTGGATGAACTGCGTTTTTCTTACAATCACAAACCGAAAGTTGCTAAGGAAGGACAAGAAGTTACCCAATTGTACTACGCAAGACAGGGAATCATTACTCCCGAAATGGAATACATTGCCATCAGAGAAAACCAAAAGATCGAACAACTGGATTCTGTTTCAAAAGACATGGCTTTTCAACATCCGGGGAACAATTTTGGGGCAAGAACTCCTAAAAGTAAAATCACACCCGAATTTGTAAGAGACGAAATTGCAGCCGGAAGAGCAATCATTCCCAACAACATCAATCACCCCGAAAGCGAACCGATGATTATCGGGAGAAATTTCTTGGTTAAAATTAATGCCAATATCGGAAACAGTGCTGTTTCATCAAGTATCGAAGAAGAAGTTGAAAAAGCAGTCTGGGCTTGCCGTTGGGGAGCTGACACTATTATGGATCTTTCAACAGGAAAAAACATCCACGAAACTAGGGAATGGATTATCAGAAACAGCCCGGTTCCAATTGGTACCGTTCCGATTTATCAGGCGTTGGAAAAAGTAAAAGGTGTTGCAGAAGATCTGACTTGGGAAATTTTTAAAGATACATTGATCGAACAGGCAGAACAGGGAGTTTCTTACTTCACGATTCACGCCGGAGTTTTGTTGAGATATATCCACTTAACAGCAAAACGTGTGACGGGAATTGTTTCCCGAGGAGGTTCTATCATGGCAAAATGGTGCTTATTTCATCATAAAGAAAACTTTTTGTACACGCATTTTGAGGAAATTTGCGAAATCATGAAAAAATATGACGTTGCCTTTTCTTTGGGAGACGGTCTTCGTCCAGGTTCAATTGCCGATGCGAATGATGAAGCACAATTTGCAGAATTGGAGACTTTAGGTGAATTAACGAAAATCGCATGGAAACACAATGTTCAGGTGATGATTGAAGGTCCAGGTCACGTTCCGATGCATATGATCAAAGAAAATATGGAGAAGCAATTAGAAGTATGTGATGAAGCACCGTTTTACACATTAGGTCCTTTGACGACAGATATTGCACCAGGTTACGACCATATTACTTCGGGAATCGGAGCGGCAATGATTGGCTGGTTCGGTTGTGCGATGTTGTGTTATGTGACACCGAAAGAACATTTAGGACTTCCCAATAAAGAAGATGTAAAAGTTGGAGTTATTACCTATAAACTGGCTGCTCATGCTGCAGATTTAGCGAAAGGTCATCCGGGCTCACAATACAGGGACAACGCTTTGAGTAAAGCCAGATTTGAATTCAGATGGGAAGATCAGTTCAATCTTTCATTAGATCCGGATACGGCAAGGTCTTATCACGATGAAACACTTCCGGCGGACGGCGCAAAGATTGCGCATTTCTGTTCGATGTGCGGACCAAAATTCTGTTCGATGAAAATTACACAGGAAATCCGTGAGTCTGCAGAAAAAGGAATGTTCGACAAATCACAGGAATTCATCGAAAAAGGGAAAGAAATCTATATATGA